CGTCCCGGACCCGGGGGAGGAGAACAGGCGGGCGTTGCCGCCCACGTCGGTGAGGCGCGCCACGACCGACTCCTTGAAGCCGAGCTTCGCCTGGTCCACGTGCGCGAGGTCGAAGCCGACTCCCGCGTCGGTGACCATGGCGCGGACCGTGGTGTCGTCGTCGGTGATGGTGACGTGCGCCTCCGTGACGCCCGCGTGCCGCCGCACGTTCTCCAGGCACTCGGCGAGGGACAGGAGGAAGGCGTCGAGGATGTCGCTCGGCAGGAGCACCTGACCGGTCCCGTGCCAGCTCACCTCGAGGCCCATCCGGCCGAAGCGCTGCTTGACCGACTCCAGCGTGTTGCCGAGCACCGACTGCTCCACGGGCTCGAGGGTGTAGCCGCCCGATGCCTGGGGGGTGGGGTTCGCGCCCAGGCGGAGCTGGCGGAGGAGGCGGGCGTCGTCGGCCGCCTGCTGGCGCATTGCCTGCGGCGTTACGCCGACCCCGGAGTGCGCGAGGAGGGTGAGCGTCGCCAGCACGGTGTCGTGCAGGAGCCTCGCGCCCTGGCGGCGCTGGGCCTCGAGCTCGCTCGCCATGCGCTCGGCGCGGTGGGCGCGCCCGATGTCGGTGATGCGGCGACCGACCCGGTGCACGGCCACGCTCAGCCAGTAGCCGAGGATGCCCGCGAGCATCCAGCCGAACACGTGCACGAGCACGACGTAGGGGAAGCCCGCGGTGTCCCAGGAGGCTCCGACGGCGACGACGCTGGTGAGCACGAAGGCGGCCGCCACGACGCGGAGCCGACCCGGTCGGATGGTCTCGAGGAGCGCGAGCGACCCGACGGAGCCGACCGAGAGGTGGGTGAGGGCGGTGAGCGACGACGCCGAGCGCCCGCCGAGCTGGGCGACGACCATGGCGGCGATGCCCGTCACGAGCACGACGACCATCCACCTGACGCGCGCGTCGGTCCCGATCCGCCACTGGGCGACGGCCAGCACGGCGAGGAGCGCGACGGTGCCGGCCGCCGCGGGCACCGGGACCTCGCCCGGCAGCAGGATGCACGCGGCGGCGACCGCGGTGAAGCTGAGGCCGTACACGCGTGCGGTCCGCTGCAGCAGGCGCTCGCGTTCGCGCTTCATGCGATCCATCGGGTCCCCGCTCGGAGTGCGCCGACGCCGGTGGCGTGCGCTCGGTGTGCTCCGATCCTAGGCGCGTCCGTCACACGCCTGGCACGCCCGCGTGACGGCGCGGGGCGATTGTCCACATGCCGTAGGATCGCGCGCCACCCGGGCCGGTCGGCGGCGGATGGATCCGTCTCCTACTCCGGCGCGATCCAGCCGTGGCGGATCGCGTGGCGCCGCAGCAGCAGCTTGGTGCCGAGGTCCGTCCCCGCGTGCAGGTACTTGCGGCGCCCCCGCTTGATGTACGACTTGACGGTCTCCTCCGTCGTGCTCATCGCCTCCGCGACGTCGCGGATCGACCGCCCGCCGGCGTAGAGCACGAGCGCGCGCTGCTCCTGCTGGCCGAGCCGCGGATCCTCCTCGGCGTGGAAGTCCTGCATCGCCTGCTGGACGAGCGCGCTCTGCCGGGGGGTGCCGTCGGCGGCGGCGTGGATGCTGGCGATCAGCTCCTCCGACGACTCGGCCTTGGGCACGACGGCGGACGCGCCCGCGCGCATGGCGCCGTGGATGGTGGAGGGGTCGGCGTGCGTGCTCAGGAGCACGGACGTGAGGCCGGCGCCCGTGAGCGTGCGGATCTTCTGCGCGACCGGCACCTCGTCGCGGAGGGCGAGGTCGAGGACGACGACGTCGAAGGCCTCCGGGAAGCGGTCGTCGCGCACGAGCCCGTTCCATGTCGGGGAGGTCGCGACCACCTCGACGCCCGTGCGGGGACGGGAGAGCCGGGCGCTCAGGCCGTCGAGCAGGAGGACGTGGTCGTCGACCAGCGCCACGCGGACCCGTTGGCCGTGGCCCGTCGCGTGCAGCGGACGTCGGCTCATCGGTGCTCCCCTCGTACGCCGGTGCCCGGAGGGGGCGGCGTGCTCCCAGGGGAAGCATAGGAACGCATGATGTCGCGGGCGATGCCGCGCGCGGAACTCACCCCCGGACTGGGGCGCTCCTACGCGGGGGCGTCGAGGAGGCGCGCGAGCGCGCGGCCCACGGCCTCGTTCTCGATGAGGAACCCGTCGTGGCCGTAGTCGGAGGAGATCACCACGACCTCGCCGCCGTCGACGGACCCGGGCACGTGCCGGGCGACGAGCCGCTGGTCCGGGACGGGGAACAGCCGGTCGCTGTCGATGCCCACCACGAGGGTCGCCGCCCGCACCCGGGCGAGCGCCGCCTCGACGCCGCCGCGGTCGCGGCCCACGTCGTGCGAGCTCATCGCGTCGATGAGGCGGATGTAGCTGGTCGCGTCGAAGCGCCGGGTGAACTTGTTGCCGTGGAAGTCGAGGTACGACTCCACGGCGTACCTCCCCTCGTCGCCCATGGGGCTGATGCCGCTCTGCCACGAGCGGGAGAACCTCTGGTTGAGCTCATCCGGGCTGCGGTAGTTCAGCAGCGCCATGCGGCGGGCGAGGGCGAGGCCGCGGTGCGGGCCGTCGCCGTCGGCCGCGTCGAAGTAGTCGCCGTCGCGGTAGGCGGGATCCATCCGGATCGCCTCGGCCTGCACGGAGTTGAGCGCGATCTGGTCGGCGCTGGCGATGGCGGGGGCCGCGAGGATCGCGAGCCGGCGCATCCGGCCGGGGAGCCCCACGCCCCACTCGAGCGCCTGCATGCCTCCCATGGACCCGCCGACGACCGCCGCCCACACGTCGATGCCGAGCGCGTCGGCGAGGGCGGCCTGCACGGCGACCTGGTCGCGGATGGTGATGAAGGGGAAGCGCGCGCCCCACTCGGCGCCGTCGGGCGCCAGGGAGGCGGGGCCGGTCGTGCCCTGGCAGCCGCCCAGCATGTTGGGGGCGACCACGAACCAGCGGTCCGTGTCGATGGCGAGGCCCGGACCCACGATGCCCGACCACCATCCGCCCGTCGGCTGCCCGGGACCCGCCGGTCCGCGGAGGTGGCTGTCGCCCGTGAGCGCGTGAAGCACCAGCACGGCGTTGCCCCCGTCGGGGTCGCGCTCGCCGAAGGTCTCGTAGGCGACCCGCACCGACGGGATCCGCCCGCCCGCCTCCAGGTCGACGCCCCCCACCGACGCGAACAGCCGGTCGGCGACGGGGTCGCCCTCGCGCCACGCGCCCGACGCGGGCGGTCGTCCGATCAGGGAGCGGATCTGCGCGTCCGTCACCAGGCTCGACGGGACGGTGTCCTCGGGTGTCTGCCAGTCCATCCCGGTCAGTGAAGCACCCGCGGCGGACGCGCGCCCGAGTGTTACGCCCCGCTCGACCGGGTGCCCGCGAGCGCAGGCGCGGCGGCGTCGTCCTTGACGGCCCGCGCGGCCCGGAGCCCGGCCGCGAGGTCCTCGATGATGTCGTCGATGCTCTCGAGGCCGACCGACAGGCGCACGAGCCCGGGGGTGACGCCCGCCGTCAGCTGCTGCTCGGGCGTGAGCTGCGCGTGGGTGGTCGACGCCGGGTGGATGACGAGGCTCCGCACGTCGCCGATGTTCGCCAGGTGGCTGAACAGCTGCAGCGAGTCGACGAGCGCGCGCCCGGCGTCCACCCCGCCCTTCAGCTCGAAGGAGAGGACGGCGCCGACGCCGCGCGGCGCGTAGCGGTTCGCCGCCGCGTACCAGGGGCTCGACGGGAGGCCCGCGTAGTAGACGTTCGCGATGTCCTCGTGCGCGTCGAGCCACTCGGCCACCGCCTGGGCGTTCTGCACGTGCCGCTCGATCCGGAGGCTCAGCGTCTCGATGCCCTGGATGAGCTGCCAGGCGCTCGCCGGGGCGATGGACGCCCCGAGGTCGCGCAGCAGCTGCACGCGCGCCTTGGTGATGTCGGCGAGCCCGTCACCCGCGGCCTCGGCGTAGGTTACGCCGTGGTAGGACGGGTCGGGGGTCGTGAGCCCCGGGAAGCGCTCCGCGTGCTCGGACCACGGGAACCGGCCGCCGTCCACCACCAGGCCGCCGATGACCGTGCCGTGCCCGCCGAGGAACTTGGTGGCCGAGTGGACGACGATGTCCGCGCCGTGCTCGAACGGCCGGATGAGGTACGGGGTGGCGATGGTGCTGTCCACGATCAGCGGCACGCCCGCCTCGTGCGCCACGTCGGCGACGGCGCGGATGTCGAGGATGTTGATGCGCGGGTTGCCGATGGTCTCTGCGAAGAGAAGCTTGGTGTTCGGCCGCACGGCGCGGGCCCACGCCTCGGGGTCGTCCTGGTCCTCGACGAACGTCGTCTGGATCCCGAGCTTCGCGAGCGTGTACTTGAAGAGGTTGTACGTGCCGCCGTAGATCGACGAGCTCGAGACGATGTGGTCGCCCGCCTGCGCGATGTTGAGCACCGCGAAGGTGGAGGCCGACTGCCCGGAGGCGACCAGCAGCGCCCCGGTCCCGCCCTCGAGGGCCGCGATGCGCTCTTCGACGACGGCCTGCGTCGGGTTCATGATGCGCGTGTAGATGTTGCCGGGCTGCGCCAGCGCGAAGAGGTCCTGCGCGTGCTGGGCGTCGTCGAACACGTAGGACGTGGTCTGGTAGATGGGCGTCGCGCGCGCGTGGGTGACCGGATCCGGTGCCGCCCCCGCGTGGATCTGCTGCGTCTCGAAGCGCCAGCCCGCTGCCCGGTCCTCGTCGTGGTCGCTCATCGTCGTGCCTTCCCTCGTGCGTCGGTGCCGCCCGTGCGGGCGCTCCCCGACTGTAGGAATCGCCGGGATGACCGGTCAACGCGGCCCCGTCTCGCGGCGTAACCCGGGGCCGCCCGCGTTCCCTACGCTGGGGTCATGTCCAGCAGCAAGAGGGTCGTCGTCACGGGTGCGAGCTCGGGGATCGGCGCCGCCACCGTCCGCCTGTTCCGGAGCCGGGGGTGGGACGTCGTCGGCGTCGCCCGCCGCGAGGACCGCCTGCGGGCGCTCGCCGAGGAGACCGGAGCGACCTACGCCGTCGCCGACCTCACGGTGCAGGCCGACGTCGACGCGCTCCGCGACCACCTGCGCGAGACCGGCCACGTGCACGCCCTCGTGAACAACGCCGGGGGAGCCGTGGGCACCGACTCCGTCGAGGGCGGTTCGTCCGAGGACTGGGCCTGGATGTACGAGATCAACGTGCTCGCCGTGCGGCGCGTGACGAGCGCGCTCCTGCCGCTGCTCCGCGCCGGCGTCCCCGAGGGAGGCAGCGCCGACATCGTGACCGTGAGCTCCATCGCCGCGCACGTGCCCTACGAGGGCGGCGGCGGCTACAACGCCGCGAAGGCCGCCGCGCACGCGATGCTCGGCGTGCTCCGCCTCGAGCTCGCGGGGGAGCCGATCCGCGTGATCGAGATCGCGCCCGGCCAGGTGCGCACGGAGGAGTTCTCGCTGGTGCGCTTCGGCGGCGACCGGGCGAAGGCCGACGCGGTGTACGACGGCGTCCCCGGACCGCTGACCGCCGAGGACGTGGCCGAGGCCATCGTGCACGCGGTGGAGCTGCCGCCGCACGTGAACGTGGACCTGCTCACCCTCAAGCCCGTCGCGCAGGCCGCGCCGCACAAGCTGGTGCGTGCGCCTCTCGCGGTCCGCGAGGAGCTCACCGACCGGAGCTGAGCCGCATCGACCTCGCCGTCACGATCGACGGGTCGCGGTCAGGCGGCGGGCACCGACGCCACGGCCGGGACGGCAGGGAGGGGGCCGGTGAGGAATCCCTGCACCACGGGCCCGTGCAGCGCGACGACCGTCTCGCGCGACATGCTGGCGATGGGCTCCATCCGCCAGATGTAGCGGGTGATGGCGATGCCGCCGAGGGCGGCGCCGACGAGCGAGTTGCGGATGCCGGCCTCCTCTGCCGGGACCTCCTCCGGCAGCGCGCCCATCCAGTGCTGAGGCGCCGCCTCGGCGAACCGGCGGTAGGCGGCGCTGTCGTGGTCGGACGAGACGGTGACCCAGCGCATGATCGTGGATCCGACCGGGTGCTCCCACGTGTGCAACGCCGCGGCGACGAGGGCGGCGCCGCGCTCCTCGACGGGCAGCTCCCGCAGCCGGAGGTAGGGGGCGATGAGGTCCTCCGAGGGGCGGAGCGCCTCCTCGAGCAGGGCCTCGAGCGAGCCGAAGTAGTAGCGGACGAGGCTCGGGTCGACGCCGGCCGCCGCGGCGATCCGTCGGGCGCTGACGCGGTCGGCGCCGGATTCGATGAAGAGCATGCGGGCCGCCTCGATGATGCTGGCCCGGGCGTCGCCGGAGGTGCGGGGGCCGCGGCGACGGGGGCCGGTGTCCTCCCCGCCGTGGTCGGGTGCATCGAGCTCGTTCGCCAGTACGGACATGGGGCGTCCCTCTCGTGTCATGAGCGACCACCGTAACCGCGGGCCGTCGGCCGGATGCCCCGGATGGGGGAATTGTGAACAACCCGTCGGCCGCCATGTAGTTTCGTCGAGGCATGTCCGTGCCGTCCCGTGCTGCAGAAAGCCTCCGCGTGCCCCTGGTCCTCCCCCTCCCGTTCGAGATCGTCTCCCTGACGGTCCTCGTCCTCGTCCTCGTCGCCGACCTGCTGATCGTCTACCGGCGCCCGCACGTCCCGTCGACGAAGGAGTCGGCCCTCTGGGTCGCGTTCTACGTGGGGCTCGCGCTGGTGTTCGCGGTCATCATGCTGTTCGTGGCGGGCGGCGAGCACGCGGGCCAGTTCCTCGCGGGGTGGCTGACGGAGTACAGCCTCAGCATCGACAACCTGTTCGTGTTCGTCATCATCATGAGCCGGTTCAGCGTGCCCAGGAAGTACCAGCAGGAGGTGCTCATGGTGGGCATCATCATCGCGCTGGTGCTGCGCGGGATCTTCATCCTGCTGGGCGCCGAGCTCATCGAGAGCTACAGCTGGATCTTCTACATCTTCGGCGCGTTCCTGCTCTACACGGCCGTGAAGCAGGCCGTGGGCGACGAGGACGAGGAGAGCGAGGACTCGCTGTTCATCCGATTCCTCCGCCGGCGCCTCAAGATCGCGCCGGACTTCGACGGCGCGAAGGTGCGCACCGTGATCGACGGCCGCAAGGTGCTGACGCCCATGGTGATCGTGTTCGTGTCGATCGGCACCACGGACCTGATCTTCGCCCTCGACTCGATCCCGGCCATCTTCGGCATCACCGAGTCGCCGTTCATCGTCTTCACCGCCAACATCTTCGCCCTGATGGGCCTCCGCCAGCTCTACTTCCTGCTCGGCGGCCTGCTCGACCGGCTCGTCTACCTCAAGTACGGCATCGCGTTCATCCTCTTCTTCATCGGCGTGAAGCTCGTGCTCCACGCGATGCACGAGAACACGCTGCCGTTCGTCAACGGCGGTGAGGGCATCGAGTGGGCGCCCGAGATCCCGACCATCGTGAGCCTCGTCGTGATCCTCGCGTCGATGGTCGTCGCGACCGTGGCCAGCCTCATCAAGATGCGGGCCGACGGCGTCCCCGTCACCGG
This genomic interval from Clavibacter michiganensis contains the following:
- a CDS encoding TetR/AcrR family transcriptional regulator; protein product: MSVLANELDAPDHGGEDTGPRRRGPRTSGDARASIIEAARMLFIESGADRVSARRIAAAAGVDPSLVRYYFGSLEALLEEALRPSEDLIAPYLRLRELPVEERGAALVAAALHTWEHPVGSTIMRWVTVSSDHDSAAYRRFAEAAPQHWMGALPEEVPAEEAGIRNSLVGAALGGIAITRYIWRMEPIASMSRETVVALHGPVVQGFLTGPLPAVPAVASVPAA
- the metX gene encoding homoserine O-acetyltransferase MetX gives rise to the protein MDWQTPEDTVPSSLVTDAQIRSLIGRPPASGAWREGDPVADRLFASVGGVDLEAGGRIPSVRVAYETFGERDPDGGNAVLVLHALTGDSHLRGPAGPGQPTGGWWSGIVGPGLAIDTDRWFVVAPNMLGGCQGTTGPASLAPDGAEWGARFPFITIRDQVAVQAALADALGIDVWAAVVGGSMGGMQALEWGVGLPGRMRRLAILAAPAIASADQIALNSVQAEAIRMDPAYRDGDYFDAADGDGPHRGLALARRMALLNYRSPDELNQRFSRSWQSGISPMGDEGRYAVESYLDFHGNKFTRRFDATSYIRLIDAMSSHDVGRDRGGVEAALARVRAATLVVGIDSDRLFPVPDQRLVARHVPGSVDGGEVVVISSDYGHDGFLIENEAVGRALARLLDAPA
- a CDS encoding sensor histidine kinase; amino-acid sequence: MDRMKRERERLLQRTARVYGLSFTAVAAACILLPGEVPVPAAAGTVALLAVLAVAQWRIGTDARVRWMVVVLVTGIAAMVVAQLGGRSASSLTALTHLSVGSVGSLALLETIRPGRLRVVAAAFVLTSVVAVGASWDTAGFPYVVLVHVFGWMLAGILGYWLSVAVHRVGRRITDIGRAHRAERMASELEAQRRQGARLLHDTVLATLTLLAHSGVGVTPQAMRQQAADDARLLRQLRLGANPTPQASGGYTLEPVEQSVLGNTLESVKQRFGRMGLEVSWHGTGQVLLPSDILDAFLLSLAECLENVRRHAGVTEAHVTITDDDTTVRAMVTDAGVGFDLAHVDQAKLGFKESVVARLTDVGGNARLFSSPGSGTTVVLEVPK
- a CDS encoding response regulator, producing MSRRPLHATGHGQRVRVALVDDHVLLLDGLSARLSRPRTGVEVVATSPTWNGLVRDDRFPEAFDVVVLDLALRDEVPVAQKIRTLTGAGLTSVLLSTHADPSTIHGAMRAGASAVVPKAESSEELIASIHAAADGTPRQSALVQQAMQDFHAEEDPRLGQQEQRALVLYAGGRSIRDVAEAMSTTEETVKSYIKRGRRKYLHAGTDLGTKLLLRRHAIRHGWIAPE
- a CDS encoding TerC family protein, with translation MPLVLPLPFEIVSLTVLVLVLVADLLIVYRRPHVPSTKESALWVAFYVGLALVFAVIMLFVAGGEHAGQFLAGWLTEYSLSIDNLFVFVIIMSRFSVPRKYQQEVLMVGIIIALVLRGIFILLGAELIESYSWIFYIFGAFLLYTAVKQAVGDEDEESEDSLFIRFLRRRLKIAPDFDGAKVRTVIDGRKVLTPMVIVFVSIGTTDLIFALDSIPAIFGITESPFIVFTANIFALMGLRQLYFLLGGLLDRLVYLKYGIAFILFFIGVKLVLHAMHENTLPFVNGGEGIEWAPEIPTIVSLVVILASMVVATVASLIKMRADGVPVTGAADGSAPVERGADDRDAR
- a CDS encoding bifunctional o-acetylhomoserine/o-acetylserine sulfhydrylase, producing the protein MSDHDEDRAAGWRFETQQIHAGAAPDPVTHARATPIYQTTSYVFDDAQHAQDLFALAQPGNIYTRIMNPTQAVVEERIAALEGGTGALLVASGQSASTFAVLNIAQAGDHIVSSSSIYGGTYNLFKYTLAKLGIQTTFVEDQDDPEAWARAVRPNTKLLFAETIGNPRINILDIRAVADVAHEAGVPLIVDSTIATPYLIRPFEHGADIVVHSATKFLGGHGTVIGGLVVDGGRFPWSEHAERFPGLTTPDPSYHGVTYAEAAGDGLADITKARVQLLRDLGASIAPASAWQLIQGIETLSLRIERHVQNAQAVAEWLDAHEDIANVYYAGLPSSPWYAAANRYAPRGVGAVLSFELKGGVDAGRALVDSLQLFSHLANIGDVRSLVIHPASTTHAQLTPEQQLTAGVTPGLVRLSVGLESIDDIIEDLAAGLRAARAVKDDAAAPALAGTRSSGA
- a CDS encoding SDR family NAD(P)-dependent oxidoreductase: MSSSKRVVVTGASSGIGAATVRLFRSRGWDVVGVARREDRLRALAEETGATYAVADLTVQADVDALRDHLRETGHVHALVNNAGGAVGTDSVEGGSSEDWAWMYEINVLAVRRVTSALLPLLRAGVPEGGSADIVTVSSIAAHVPYEGGGGYNAAKAAAHAMLGVLRLELAGEPIRVIEIAPGQVRTEEFSLVRFGGDRAKADAVYDGVPGPLTAEDVAEAIVHAVELPPHVNVDLLTLKPVAQAAPHKLVRAPLAVREELTDRS